GTCTCCGGTCGATGCGCGAAAATTCCCCGAGAACGTCCGGCTGGTGTCGCTGAACAGCATCCCGAACCATTCGTCGAACGTGTAGAAGCCCGCCGGGATCGTCACATCGGGATGGATCGGAAAGTCGTCCTGCGGTTGCTCGAGGTTCGTGTTGAGCCCGCCTTCGAAGTAGCCCCCGTTCTGCATCTGCCAGGAGACGTGCATGTTGAAATAGCGGCTCACCACGACGCCGTTCTGGTCGGTGAAATACTCGAGCTCGAAGTGGGGATTGATCTCCCTGAGGAAATCACCCCACCACGACGGACGATAGTGGTACCCGAAGAAATTACTCGAGCGCTTCACCCCGATGCGGGGAGCAAAGCCGACCTCGGGATTGAAGTTGTCCTGCAGGGTCGAGATCGCGTTGCTGATCTGAAATAGACGACCATCGTAACTCCAGGCCAGCCGACCGGCGAGGTCCTGACCGGACAGGCCTCGCGTCGCCGTTTTCGCGATGTATCCATTGACGTCCACTTCCGGGCTCAGCCGAAAATTCGCATCCGCCCCGAGGCCGCGGTTGTAGTGGTCGGTGCTCATGTTCTCCCGATTGATGAACATGACCCCGAAGTCGGAATTGGAGAACAGGTTTCGTCGGACTCGGGCCACGGTGAAGTTGTCACCGTTGGCGGCGAGACTCTCGCCCACGAGCTCCGGCTCGTCTCCGGTCTGCATGTTCAGGAATCCGACCTCGTAATCTCCGACCCGTCCCGTGAGGCGTCCGCCGCCGACCACGGGAATGGGGCTCCCGTCGTCCGAAAGGCCGATGCGCCGACTGAAAAAGAACAACAAATCCTCCCCCCGGCTCTGGCCTCCCCTCAGGTTCGAGGGCGCGGCCGATGCGCCGAACGACGCCTGGAACTGTTGCACCCTTTGATCCGCGGGCGGTCCAAAGCGGAAGATCCCGGAGTTCTCGAGAAAAAAGTCACGCTTCTCGGGGAAGAAGAGGCTGAACCGAGTCAGGTTGATCTGCTGCACGTCCGCCTCGACCTGAGAGAAGTCCGTGTTGAGCGTCAGATCGAGCCGCAAACCGCTCCCTACCGCCAGCTTCGCGTCGACTCCCGCGTCGAATGCGCCCGAAGAAGACGTGTCGGCGCCGTCGGTGACATCGCCTTTCGCATAGGGTGTGATCTTGATGTCGCGTTTCGGCGTCAGCCCGTCCAGGCCGCCAAGAGTTCCGGCGAGCGACACGCGAGTGAAGCGATGGATGCGGGGAAGGGGCGCCCAATAGGAGTCTTCGTTGAGCCGTCTCGTTCGCCTGAGGAAGTTGGCCCCCCAGGTTTGACTCGGGGCATCGGCGAAACGCAGAGTCTTGAACGGAATCGCGATCTCGACGACCCACCCGGTCTCGATGATCCGGCTCGCGACGTGCCAGACACCGTCCCAATCTCCGTTGAACTCGCGTCCCTCGTTGGCGAACTGGGCGTCGAACTTCGCCCCGGCGGGATTGGTCTCGAACATGTATCCATTGCGCTGATCGTGGAATGTATCGAGGACGATGCCGAAGACGTCTCCCGCGCGGGTCTCGAAATCACGGGTGAGATCGTTGACGATGATCCGATCGGGCTCGTCGTCGTGGGCGAGCGCGCCGACATAGAGATACTCGTCATCGTGGAGGATCCGGACCTCGGTCTCGAACGTAGCGGGCTCACCTTCTCGGGGATCGTTCTGAACGAACCCGCTCGCAATGGGTGCATCGCCCCAATCCGCCTCGTCGAGCACGCCGTCGACGAAAATG
The Vicinamibacteria bacterium genome window above contains:
- a CDS encoding DUF5916 domain-containing protein — translated: IFVDGVLDEADWGDAPIASGFVQNDPREGEPATFETEVRILHDDEYLYVGALAHDDEPDRIIVNDLTRDFETRAGDVFGIVLDTFHDQRNGYMFETNPAGAKFDAQFANEGREFNGDWDGVWHVASRIIETGWVVEIAIPFKTLRFADAPSQTWGANFLRRTRRLNEDSYWAPLPRIHRFTRVSLAGTLGGLDGLTPKRDIKITPYAKGDVTDGADTSSSGAFDAGVDAKLAVGSGLRLDLTLNTDFSQVEADVQQINLTRFSLFFPEKRDFFLENSGIFRFGPPADQRVQQFQASFGASAAPSNLRGGQSRGEDLLFFFSRRIGLSDDGSPIPVVGGGRLTGRVGDYEVGFLNMQTGDEPELVGESLAANGDNFTVARVRRNLFSNSDFGVMFINRENMSTDHYNRGLGADANFRLSPEVDVNGYIAKTATRGLSGQDLAGRLAWSYDGRLFQISNAISTLQDNFNPEVGFAPRIGVKRSSNFFGYHYRPSWWGDFLREINPHFELEYFTDQNGVVVSRYFNMHVSWQMQNGGYFEGGLNTNLEQPQDDFPIHPDVTIPAGFYTFDEWFGMLFSDTSRTFSGNFRASTGDFYSGTRNSLSLGGVLKLGEQFRAQVSWSYNDVDLLEGAFTTHLVTTRFAYNFSTRMFLNGLIQYNNVTSEWSSNIRFNLIHRPLSDFFIVYNDLRDEMGLVKDRALIVKYTQLFSF